Proteins encoded together in one Polaribacter reichenbachii window:
- a CDS encoding type I restriction enzyme HsdR N-terminal domain-containing protein produces MQKLNLPTYNFKLKSSENKTLIFDKLRKKYFVLTPEEWVRQHYVSFLIDKKKYPVSLIALEKQLTINNRKKRTDILVFNANGEPDIIVECKAPQIKITQATFDQIARYNLKLKANYLIVTNGLQHYYCKMDFEKETYVFLQDIPTYN; encoded by the coding sequence CTGCAAAAACTCAACCTACCTACATATAATTTCAAACTCAAAAGTAGCGAAAATAAGACGCTTATTTTTGATAAATTAAGAAAAAAGTATTTTGTATTAACTCCAGAAGAATGGGTTCGTCAGCATTATGTTTCTTTTTTAATTGATAAAAAAAAATACCCAGTTTCTTTAATTGCATTAGAAAAACAATTAACCATCAATAATCGTAAAAAAAGAACAGATATCTTAGTTTTTAATGCTAATGGTGAACCAGATATTATTGTAGAATGTAAAGCTCCGCAAATAAAAATTACACAAGCTACTTTTGATCAAATTGCACGTTATAACTTAAAGTTAAAAGCAAATTATTTAATTGTAACCAATGGTTTGCAACATTATTATTGTAAAATGGATTTTGAAAAGGAAACCTATGTTTTCTTGCAAGATATTCCTACTTATAATTAA
- a CDS encoding LTA synthase family protein → MIYYFDKTQEINFLTILKTFLYGLRLDLSFAAYLSIIPFLLIIFSIFINKKRIVSIIKWYTIVLIIIINLLLLIDAGLYQAWGTRLDTSILPYLNTPELMLSTVSNSQLIFGTLAWFIISYVFIQIFNKNIKKYSSLIDLGKWLEIPVFLILTLSLLIPVRGGLQIIPINQSNVYFSDKMFANHAAVNFIWNFFNTLTHKTDGINYYKYYDEQTALNIEKERKTQLLKANIDSVLNTDKPNVILILWESLPGKIVGSLGGEPDVTPNLNRLSKEGILFTNFYANGDRTDKGIPAVLSGYYPQPVERIMATPNKTRSLPMLPQKMIDLGYKTTFYYGGDLNFGNMNTYLRNAGITNFVDGNDFDTKDWSSKWGAYDDVFMKKLASDLSASPQEPFFNIALTLSSHEPYDIKCEYKFGKDTHDNTFRSAHHYTDKTIGDFVEFAKKQPWYKNTIIVIMSDHGHSSPKHTGPYFSPKKFRIPMLWLGGALNKKGIEISAISSQVDFSYSLLDLVNGDNKDFIFSKNIFNTSNKQYAHYIFNKGYGTISKEGVFIYDYISQKPILDIGDKTSTLDSLGKAITQNAYEDFLERK, encoded by the coding sequence TTGATATATTATTTTGATAAAACTCAAGAAATTAACTTTTTAACTATCTTAAAAACATTTTTATATGGTTTAAGGTTAGATCTTTCTTTTGCTGCTTATTTATCAATAATTCCGTTTTTGTTGATAATTTTTTCAATTTTCATCAATAAAAAAAGAATTGTAAGTATCATAAAATGGTATACGATTGTATTAATTATTATTATAAACCTGTTATTATTGATTGATGCTGGTTTATATCAAGCCTGGGGAACACGTTTAGACACTTCTATTCTACCTTATTTAAATACGCCAGAATTAATGCTCTCTACAGTATCTAATTCTCAATTGATTTTTGGCACACTAGCATGGTTTATAATTTCTTATGTATTTATTCAAATTTTCAATAAAAATATAAAAAAATATAGCAGTTTAATTGATCTTGGTAAATGGTTAGAAATACCCGTTTTTCTCATTTTAACTCTATCTTTATTAATACCTGTAAGAGGTGGTTTACAAATCATACCCATCAACCAAAGTAATGTGTATTTTTCGGATAAAATGTTCGCAAACCACGCTGCTGTAAATTTTATTTGGAACTTCTTTAACACATTAACTCATAAAACAGATGGTATAAACTATTATAAATATTATGATGAACAAACAGCTTTAAATATTGAAAAAGAAAGAAAAACTCAACTTTTAAAAGCAAATATAGATTCTGTTTTAAATACTGATAAACCAAATGTAATTCTAATTCTTTGGGAAAGTTTACCAGGTAAAATTGTAGGTTCTTTAGGTGGTGAACCAGATGTAACCCCAAATTTAAATAGACTTTCTAAAGAAGGAATATTATTCACAAATTTCTATGCTAATGGAGATAGAACAGACAAAGGTATACCTGCTGTTTTAAGTGGTTATTACCCACAACCTGTAGAAAGAATAATGGCTACACCTAACAAAACTAGAAGTTTACCTATGTTGCCTCAAAAAATGATCGATTTAGGTTACAAAACAACCTTTTATTATGGTGGAGACTTGAATTTTGGGAATATGAATACCTATTTACGAAATGCAGGAATCACAAATTTTGTTGATGGTAATGATTTTGACACCAAAGATTGGAGCTCAAAATGGGGTGCTTATGATGATGTTTTTATGAAAAAACTGGCTTCAGATTTATCAGCATCTCCTCAAGAGCCATTTTTTAATATTGCTTTAACTTTATCTAGTCACGAACCTTATGATATTAAATGCGAATATAAATTTGGTAAAGATACACACGATAATACATTTAGAAGTGCACATCATTACACTGACAAAACTATTGGTGATTTTGTTGAATTTGCTAAAAAACAACCTTGGTATAAGAACACAATCATTGTAATAATGTCTGATCATGGACATAGTTCACCAAAACACACTGGGCCTTATTTTTCTCCAAAAAAATTCAGGATTCCAATGCTTTGGCTGGGCGGTGCTTTAAACAAAAAGGGAATAGAAATTTCGGCTATTTCTAGTCAAGTAGATTTTTCTTATTCTCTTTTAGATTTAGTAAATGGCGATAATAAAGACTTTATTTTTAGTAAAAATATCTTTAATACATCTAACAAACAATATGCACATTATATCTTTAATAAAGGGTATGGAACAATTTCTAAAGAAGGTGTTTTTATTTATGATTATATTAGTCAAAAACCCATTTTAGATATTGGTGATAAAACTTCTACATTAGATTCTTTAGGAAAAGCAATTACTCAAAATGCCTATGAAGATTTTTTAGAACGTAAATAA
- a CDS encoding glycosyltransferase family 2 protein, with amino-acid sequence MKTAIVILNWNGQKLLEQFLPSIVNFSINEAEIYVADNASTDISISFIKANFPSVKIIKNAVNGGYAKGYNDALQNIEADIYCLINSDVEVTKNWLSPILDVFKSDEKTAIIQPKILDYKNKSKFEYAGAGGGFIDLYGYPYCRGRVFNHLETDENQFNDISEIFWASGACLFIRSTIYHKIGGFDEDYFAHQEEIDLCWRTQNIGYKVKYVGTSTIYHVGGATLQETNPHKTYLNFRNSLLNVVKNVPKKWFLFVVFSRLILDGIAGIKFIFELRPIHTWAILKAHFSFYANFNKFLKKRKSLQKKQDYNLHTSIVWQYFVLGRKEFKNLR; translated from the coding sequence TTGAAAACTGCAATCGTAATATTAAATTGGAATGGTCAAAAACTGTTAGAACAGTTCTTGCCATCTATCGTAAACTTTAGTATCAATGAAGCTGAAATTTACGTGGCAGATAATGCGTCTACAGATATTTCCATTTCTTTTATTAAAGCAAATTTCCCATCAGTAAAAATTATTAAAAACGCCGTAAATGGTGGTTATGCAAAAGGTTATAATGATGCTTTGCAAAATATTGAGGCAGATATTTATTGCCTAATTAATTCTGATGTAGAAGTTACTAAAAACTGGCTCTCTCCTATTTTAGATGTTTTTAAAAGCGATGAAAAAACGGCTATTATTCAACCAAAAATTTTAGATTACAAAAACAAATCTAAATTCGAATATGCAGGTGCTGGTGGTGGTTTTATAGATTTATATGGTTACCCTTATTGCAGAGGTCGTGTTTTTAATCATTTAGAAACAGATGAAAATCAATTTAATGATATTTCAGAAATATTTTGGGCTTCTGGTGCTTGTTTATTTATTCGCTCAACCATTTATCATAAAATAGGTGGTTTTGATGAAGATTACTTTGCACATCAAGAAGAAATTGATTTATGTTGGAGAACTCAAAATATTGGTTATAAAGTAAAATATGTAGGTACTTCTACAATTTATCACGTTGGTGGTGCAACTTTACAAGAAACAAATCCACATAAAACCTATTTAAATTTTAGAAATAGCTTATTAAATGTGGTAAAAAATGTACCAAAAAAATGGTTTCTGTTTGTTGTTTTTTCTCGTTTGATTTTAGACGGAATCGCAGGTATCAAATTCATTTTTGAGTTAAGACCAATACATACTTGGGCAATTTTAAAAGCACATTTCAGTTTCTACGCGAACTTTAATAAGTTCTTAAAAAAGCGTAAAAGCTTACAAAAAAAGCAAGATTACAACTTACACACAAGTATTGTTTGGCAATATTTTGTATTAGGCAGAAAAGAGTTTAAGAATTTGAGATAG
- the holA gene encoding DNA polymerase III subunit delta, whose product MNEIRTIVSDIKKGNVKPIYFLMGEEPYYIDKISDYIEETVLDESEKGFNQQVLYGRDASVEDIISSAKRYPMMAEKQVLIVKEAQDLSRTIEKLVSYAQNPQPTTVLVINYKYKKLDKRKKLHKAITKSGLIFESKKLYENQVADWIRRVLSGKKYQIEPKAAQMLVEFLGTDLSKISNELSKLMLILPKETIINDKHIEENIGISKDFNNFELQKAIGSKDIVKANRIINYFVENPKNNPTIMTISLLNNFFTKLLLFHGLQDKSKSAVSKSLGVGFYFIDDYFMAARNYPMRKVAQVIAFLRDADVKSKGVGANQTQGDILKELIFKILH is encoded by the coding sequence ATGAACGAAATAAGAACCATTGTTTCAGATATTAAAAAAGGTAACGTAAAACCCATTTATTTTTTAATGGGAGAAGAACCTTATTATATTGATAAAATTTCTGATTATATAGAAGAAACTGTTTTAGATGAATCTGAAAAAGGATTTAATCAACAAGTATTATATGGTAGAGATGCTAGTGTAGAAGATATTATTTCTTCTGCTAAACGTTATCCTATGATGGCTGAAAAACAAGTTTTAATTGTAAAAGAAGCGCAAGATTTAAGCAGAACTATAGAAAAATTGGTTTCTTATGCTCAAAATCCGCAACCAACAACAGTTTTAGTAATTAATTACAAGTATAAAAAATTAGATAAACGTAAAAAGCTTCACAAAGCTATAACAAAATCAGGTTTGATTTTTGAGAGTAAAAAACTTTATGAAAATCAGGTTGCAGATTGGATTCGTAGAGTTTTAAGCGGAAAAAAGTATCAGATAGAACCAAAGGCTGCACAAATGTTGGTAGAGTTTTTAGGAACAGATCTTAGTAAAATTTCGAACGAATTAAGTAAGTTGATGCTTATTTTACCTAAAGAAACCATTATTAATGATAAGCATATTGAAGAGAATATAGGTATTTCTAAAGATTTTAATAATTTCGAACTTCAGAAAGCAATTGGATCTAAAGATATTGTAAAGGCAAATAGAATTATTAATTATTTTGTTGAAAATCCGAAGAATAACCCAACAATAATGACCATTTCATTGTTAAATAATTTCTTTACAAAACTGTTGCTTTTTCACGGTTTGCAAGATAAATCTAAAAGTGCTGTTTCTAAATCGTTAGGTGTTGGTTTTTATTTTATTGATGATTATTTTATGGCTGCAAGAAATTATCCAATGCGTAAAGTTGCACAGGTAATTGCTTTTTTAAGAGATGCAGATGTAAAAAGTAAAGGTGTTGGTGCAAACCAAACTCAAGGAGATATATTAAAAGAATTGATATTTAAAATACTACATTAA
- the tsaD gene encoding tRNA (adenosine(37)-N6)-threonylcarbamoyltransferase complex transferase subunit TsaD, with the protein MNKPIYILGIESSCDDTSASVICNAKVLSNVVANQEVHSKYGGVVPELASRAHQQNIVPVVQQALEQASITKEQLSAIAFTKGPGLMGSLLVGTSFAKSLALGLQIPLIDVNHMQAHILAHFIEENSKIPEFPFICLTISGGHTQIVKVTNHFEMEILGQTIDDAVGEAFDKSAKILGLAYPGGPLIDKYAKLGNPKAYPFTKPKVGDLDFSFSGLKTGILYFIQKQQRINPNFIAENLNDICASIQYTIVEILMDKLKNAVKKTGIKRIAIAGGVSANSEIRARLLLAEKHWGWSTNIPKFEYTTDNAAMIAITGYLKFLNNNYADVSVTAQARLKVTE; encoded by the coding sequence ATGAATAAACCCATATATATTTTAGGAATTGAATCTTCTTGCGATGATACTAGTGCATCTGTAATTTGTAATGCGAAAGTTTTAAGTAATGTGGTTGCTAACCAAGAAGTACACTCAAAATACGGAGGTGTTGTGCCAGAATTAGCTTCTAGAGCACATCAACAAAATATTGTGCCAGTTGTACAACAAGCATTAGAACAGGCTAGTATTACCAAAGAACAATTATCTGCTATCGCTTTTACTAAAGGTCCAGGTTTAATGGGATCTTTACTTGTAGGTACTTCTTTTGCTAAATCTTTGGCTCTAGGTTTACAAATACCTTTGATAGATGTAAACCATATGCAAGCGCATATTTTAGCACATTTTATAGAAGAAAATAGTAAAATACCAGAATTTCCTTTTATCTGTTTAACGATTAGTGGTGGCCATACCCAAATTGTAAAAGTTACCAATCATTTTGAAATGGAAATTTTAGGCCAAACTATTGATGATGCTGTTGGTGAAGCATTCGATAAATCTGCAAAAATTTTAGGTTTAGCTTATCCCGGAGGTCCTTTAATAGATAAATATGCCAAATTAGGTAACCCAAAAGCTTACCCTTTTACCAAACCAAAAGTGGGTGACTTAGATTTTAGTTTTAGTGGTTTAAAAACAGGAATTTTATACTTTATTCAGAAGCAACAACGAATTAACCCTAATTTTATAGCCGAAAATTTGAATGATATTTGTGCATCTATACAATATACAATTGTTGAAATTTTAATGGATAAATTAAAAAATGCCGTTAAAAAAACCGGAATTAAAAGAATTGCAATTGCTGGCGGAGTTTCGGCAAATTCAGAAATTAGAGCAAGATTACTTTTAGCAGAAAAACATTGGGGATGGTCTACCAATATTCCTAAATTTGAATACACTACAGATAATGCTGCAATGATTGCAATTACTGGCTATTTAAAATTTTTAAATAATAATTATGCAGATGTTTCTGTAACCGCTCAAGCTCGTTTAAAGGTTACTGAATAA
- a CDS encoding translocation/assembly module TamB domain-containing protein, whose product MSKLSTSIINAKRIIDSEVNLKSIYLDDAFFYMKTYKDENNDNLSIFIDSFDDGKPKDSLANPFILRATNVYVNNLNYKIVDANKVDSVAYSATNAGGNLQDLAVEGPNFSTNIRGLHFTDKYGLEVTNLTTDFSYTKTAMHFVSTTLQTKNTDIKADIDFKYKREDLIDFNNKVQINARFSKSDVAIQDIKKYYNELNGNDILSLKGGNLNGKLNNFEVKKLNLSSKKGLFINGDLFFVNALSTERGFIFEGDLVNLKATYKELKNILPNVLGKTLPTEFDKLGKFNLKGHVKVTPVQIQADVMVNSQIGSTISDLQIGNIDNIDYATYHGEIELQEFNMGVFFNDPLFGKVSLKGDVNGSGFKLDNINTKFLGNISEFEFKNYNYKNISANGLYQNNKFDGELKIDDANFKMEFNGLADLSNEINKFDFKSQITYLNLKETNLFTRDSIANLKGLIELDVEGNTFDDIVGNAVFKDVYYTNQKEEFSFKEFKVSSSVKDSIKRIDLTSEDIANGFIEGKFTFSEVGRVAQNALGSIYTNYQPFEVMPNQFLDFSFTIYNQVVNVFFPEVYIDDNTKIKGKIESNKNQLKLTFSSPRIDVYGNELKEILLRTDNQNPFYNSHLTASEVNTKYYKVSKLNLLNKTQNDTLFFKSEFNGGLKDNENFNLDFFYTINKEEKSVLGFEKSTFVFKKTAWNINPDEKNTDKITFDLNNDEFNFSQFKLTSGQQEIKFKGSLIGDSEKNLYADFTKVKLQSFMPEIDSLALKGRVSGNLDFIQNENIYQPEANLVIKDFEVNNFNQGELSINIIGDNSYEKYNVDLSINNEKVKSIAATGVLDFSNKRPLIDLEVFLEDYQLEAFSPLGQDVISSLRGSVSGDFNLRGFLGNPDMLGNLTLKNAGLKFPYLNIDYDFDGLSVINLDQQSFILEDINLLDTKYKSKGKFKGVITHQNFEQWFLDLEITTDNLLVLDTKNTEEALYYGTAFMDGSASISGLTDQLTIEVNAKTNPNTKFVVPLKDVETVDSYSLIHFKSDKISTEDKQRELAQEAVKGLDLNINLEVTKDALAQVVIDEVNGSQLTGRGAGNLQIRIDTRGKFDMFGDYRIDSGVYDFKYGGIINKPFIIQKGGTVSWSGNPYEANLDVTAIYKAKANPAVLLENFSSNRKEEIDLVTRITGGLFNSKQELDIQLTNVDPTIASELEFILNDNNVNEKTTQFISLLAFNTFRNPDKVSFDVNNTLASTASSAIAGAFSNLLNSPDSKFQLGLDYQQGEVNDIDRLNIDNQVDLSVSTQVSDRVIINGKVGVPVGAETQSSVVGEVKVEVLLNTEGNFRGIIFNRQNEIQYSQEEEGYTQGVGLSYQVNFNTLSGLLTKIGLKKKPKPTTQNEIKKDTLKTKKKDLINFEGNL is encoded by the coding sequence GTGAGTAAGTTAAGCACATCAATAATTAATGCAAAAAGAATTATTGATAGTGAGGTGAATTTAAAAAGTATTTATTTAGATGATGCTTTTTTTTATATGAAAACTTATAAAGATGAAAACAATGATAACCTTTCTATTTTTATAGATTCTTTTGATGATGGCAAGCCTAAAGATTCTTTAGCTAATCCATTTATTTTAAGAGCTACAAATGTTTATGTAAATAATCTAAATTATAAAATTGTTGATGCCAATAAGGTAGATTCTGTAGCGTATTCAGCCACAAATGCTGGTGGTAATTTACAAGATTTAGCTGTAGAAGGTCCTAATTTTTCAACAAATATTAGAGGTTTACATTTTACAGATAAATACGGATTAGAGGTTACTAATTTAACAACAGATTTTTCGTATACTAAAACTGCAATGCATTTTGTAAGCACAACTTTGCAAACAAAAAATACAGATATTAAAGCTGATATCGATTTTAAATACAAAAGAGAAGATTTAATCGATTTTAATAACAAAGTACAAATTAATGCACGTTTTAGTAAAAGTGATGTTGCTATTCAGGATATTAAAAAGTATTATAATGAATTAAATGGTAACGATATACTAAGTTTAAAAGGCGGAAACCTAAACGGAAAACTAAATAATTTTGAAGTAAAAAAATTAAACTTATCATCAAAAAAAGGCTTGTTTATTAATGGTGATTTGTTTTTTGTAAATGCATTAAGTACAGAAAGGGGTTTTATTTTTGAAGGAGATTTAGTTAACTTAAAAGCAACTTATAAAGAATTAAAGAATATTTTACCCAATGTATTAGGCAAAACATTGCCTACAGAATTTGATAAATTAGGTAAGTTTAATTTAAAAGGACACGTTAAAGTAACTCCTGTTCAAATACAGGCAGATGTTATGGTAAACTCTCAGATTGGTTCTACAATTTCTGACTTGCAGATAGGTAATATAGACAATATTGATTATGCTACTTATCATGGAGAAATTGAGTTACAAGAATTTAATATGGGTGTCTTTTTTAATGATCCACTTTTTGGTAAAGTTTCTCTTAAGGGTGATGTTAATGGTAGTGGATTTAAATTAGATAATATAAACACTAAATTTTTAGGTAACATTTCTGAGTTCGAATTTAAGAACTATAATTATAAAAATATTTCTGCAAATGGTTTGTATCAAAATAACAAATTTGATGGCGAATTAAAAATTGATGACGCTAACTTTAAAATGGAATTTAATGGTTTAGCAGATTTATCAAACGAAATAAATAAGTTCGATTTTAAATCGCAAATTACTTATCTTAATTTAAAAGAAACTAATCTTTTTACTAGAGATAGTATTGCTAATTTAAAAGGATTAATTGAACTTGATGTAGAAGGTAATACCTTCGATGACATTGTGGGTAATGCTGTGTTTAAAGATGTGTATTATACCAATCAAAAAGAAGAGTTTAGTTTTAAAGAATTTAAAGTGTCATCTTCTGTAAAAGATAGTATTAAAAGAATCGACTTAACATCAGAAGATATTGCTAACGGATTTATAGAAGGTAAGTTTACCTTTTCTGAAGTAGGTAGAGTAGCTCAAAATGCTTTAGGTAGTATTTATACCAATTATCAGCCTTTTGAAGTAATGCCAAATCAGTTTCTCGATTTTAGTTTCACCATTTATAATCAAGTTGTAAATGTATTTTTTCCAGAAGTTTATATTGATGATAATACTAAGATTAAAGGTAAAATAGAATCGAATAAAAACCAATTAAAACTTACATTTTCATCTCCTAGAATAGATGTGTATGGCAATGAATTAAAAGAGATTTTATTGCGTACAGATAATCAAAATCCTTTTTATAACTCACATTTAACAGCATCAGAAGTTAATACCAAATACTATAAAGTTTCTAAGTTAAACCTGCTGAATAAAACGCAAAACGACACCTTATTTTTTAAATCTGAATTTAATGGAGGTTTAAAAGACAATGAAAACTTTAATCTCGATTTTTTCTATACAATTAATAAAGAAGAAAAATCTGTACTAGGTTTTGAGAAATCGACTTTTGTATTCAAAAAAACAGCCTGGAACATTAATCCAGATGAAAAAAATACAGATAAAATTACTTTTGATTTAAACAATGATGAGTTTAACTTTAGTCAGTTTAAACTAACCTCTGGTCAGCAAGAAATTAAGTTTAAAGGAAGTTTAATTGGCGATTCTGAAAAGAACCTTTATGCCGATTTTACTAAAGTTAAATTGCAAAGTTTTATGCCAGAAATAGATAGTTTGGCATTAAAAGGCAGAGTATCTGGTAATTTAGATTTTATACAAAACGAAAACATTTATCAACCAGAAGCAAATTTAGTAATCAAAGATTTTGAAGTAAATAATTTTAATCAAGGAGAATTATCAATTAATATTATTGGCGATAATTCTTATGAGAAATACAATGTAGATTTATCAATAAATAATGAAAAAGTTAAAAGTATTGCTGCAACAGGTGTTTTAGATTTTTCTAATAAAAGACCATTAATCGATTTAGAAGTCTTTTTAGAAGATTATCAATTAGAAGCATTTAGTCCTTTAGGGCAAGATGTAATATCTTCATTGCGAGGTAGTGTTTCAGGTGATTTTAATCTAAGAGGTTTTTTAGGGAACCCAGATATGTTAGGAAATTTAACGCTTAAAAATGCAGGTTTAAAATTCCCATATTTAAATATCGATTATGATTTTGATGGATTATCGGTAATTAATTTAGATCAACAATCTTTTATTTTAGAGGATATTAATTTGTTGGATACCAAATATAAATCCAAAGGAAAATTTAAAGGAGTTATTACACATCAAAACTTTGAACAATGGTTTTTAGACTTAGAAATAACTACAGATAATTTATTGGTATTAGATACAAAAAACACAGAAGAGGCTTTGTATTATGGAACTGCTTTTATGGATGGATCTGCAAGTATCTCTGGTTTAACAGACCAATTAACCATAGAGGTTAATGCCAAAACAAATCCGAATACAAAATTTGTTGTGCCTTTAAAAGATGTAGAAACTGTAGATAGTTATAGTCTAATCCATTTTAAGAGCGATAAAATATCTACAGAAGATAAGCAAAGAGAATTGGCACAAGAGGCTGTAAAAGGATTAGATTTAAATATTAATTTAGAAGTTACAAAAGACGCTTTAGCACAAGTTGTTATTGATGAAGTTAATGGTAGTCAGTTAACGGGTAGAGGAGCAGGGAATTTACAAATACGAATAGATACAAGAGGTAAATTCGATATGTTTGGCGATTACAGAATAGATAGTGGAGTTTATGATTTTAAGTACGGAGGAATTATAAACAAGCCTTTTATCATTCAAAAAGGAGGTACAGTTTCTTGGAGTGGTAATCCTTACGAAGCCAATTTAGATGTTACTGCCATTTATAAAGCCAAAGCTAATCCAGCAGTATTATTAGAGAACTTTAGTTCTAATAGAAAAGAAGAAATAGATTTGGTAACTAGAATTACAGGTGGTTTATTTAACTCTAAACAAGAATTAGATATCCAACTTACAAACGTAGATCCAACGATTGCGAGTGAGTTAGAATTTATTTTGAATGATAATAATGTGAACGAAAAAACAACGCAATTCATATCGTTATTAGCTTTTAATACTTTTAGAAATCCAGATAAAGTTAGTTTTGATGTAAATAACACTTTGGCAAGTACAGCTTCAAGCGCAATTGCAGGTGCTTTTTCTAATTTATTAAACAGTCCTGATAGTAAATTTCAATTGGGTTTAGATTATCAGCAAGGAGAAGTAAATGACATAGATCGTTTAAATATAGACAATCAAGTAGATTTATCTGTAAGCACACAAGTTAGTGATAGAGTTATTATAAACGGAAAAGTTGGTGTACCTGTTGGCGCAGAAACACAATCTAGTGTTGTTGGTGAGGTTAAAGTAGAAGTACTATTAAATACTGAAGGTAATTTTAGAGGGATAATTTTTAACCGTCAAAACGAAATTCAATACTCACAAGAAGAAGAAGGTTATACCCAAGGAGTAGGTTTGTCTTATCAAGTTAATTTTAATACATTGTCTGGCCTTCTAACCAAAATAGGATTGAAAAAGAAACCAAAACCAACTACCCAAAATGAGATTAAAAAAGATACTTTAAAGACTAAAAAGAAAGATTTAATAAATTTTGAAGGTAATTTATAG
- a CDS encoding GxxExxY protein, with protein MIYKKESYDIVGTLFEVHNNLGGGFLEVVYKDALEYELKKKNISFEREKEYVINYKDVILPHKFYADFVIFR; from the coding sequence ATGATTTATAAAAAAGAAAGCTACGATATTGTTGGTACTTTATTTGAAGTCCATAATAATTTAGGTGGTGGTTTTTTAGAAGTGGTTTATAAAGATGCATTAGAATATGAATTAAAGAAGAAAAATATAAGTTTTGAAAGAGAAAAAGAATATGTAATTAATTACAAGGATGTTATTTTACCACATAAATTTTATGCTGATTTTGTAATTTTTAGATAA
- a CDS encoding DUF1569 domain-containing protein: MKNIFEKEVTDSVINRIEKLTVESQPNWGKMSVAQMLAHCSVTYEMVYTDKHTKPNPFVKLMLKAFVKKAVVGEKPYPKNSRTAPQFIISDKREFELEKKRLIDFILKSQELGENYFDGKESLSFGKLNKIEWNNMFYKHLDHHLTQFGV; this comes from the coding sequence ATGAAAAATATTTTTGAAAAAGAAGTTACAGATTCTGTAATCAATAGAATCGAAAAATTAACAGTAGAAAGTCAGCCAAATTGGGGTAAAATGTCTGTTGCACAAATGTTAGCACATTGTTCAGTTACTTACGAAATGGTTTATACAGACAAACATACCAAGCCAAATCCTTTTGTAAAACTGATGTTAAAAGCATTTGTTAAAAAAGCAGTTGTTGGCGAAAAACCATATCCTAAAAATAGTAGAACAGCACCTCAATTTATAATTTCTGATAAAAGAGAGTTTGAGTTAGAGAAAAAAAGATTGATCGATTTTATACTTAAAAGTCAAGAATTAGGCGAAAACTATTTTGATGGTAAAGAATCGCTTTCTTTTGGTAAGCTAAATAAAATAGAATGGAATAATATGTTTTACAAACATTTAGACCATCATTTAACACAATTTGGAGTTTAA